Below is a genomic region from Pseudomonas svalbardensis.
GTCTGCCACCAAGTGTCGACGATCGGGCAACGGGATTGACCGACGTTCTTGTAGTACCAATCCCACGCTTCCGGGTTGATCGGCTCACCGACCGAACCCAACAGACGCAGGCTGCTGCCATCGGCGCCTTCAACGGCAGCCTTACCCGACGCCATCATCGCGCGGATAGCGGTGGGGGCGGTGTAGAGAATGTTGACCTTATGCTTGTCGACGATTTTCGCCACACGGGTGATGTCCGGGTAGTTCGGTACGCCTTCGAACAGCAAGGTGGTCGCGCCATTGGCTAGCGGGCCATAGACAATATAGGTGTGGCCAGTGACCCAACCGACGTCGGCGGTGCACCAGTAGACTTCGCCCGGACGGTAGTCGAACACGCGCTCGTGGGTCATCGCCGCGTACAACAGATAGCCGCCGGTGGTGTGTTGCACGCCCTTCGGCTTACCGGTCGAACCGGAGGTATAAAGGATGAACAGCGCTTCTTCCGCGCCCATTTCTTTCGGCGCGCACACAGTGCCTGCCACTTTCATCAGGTCTTCGTACCAGATGTCGCGATGCTGGTTCCACTTGATGTCGCCACCGGTGCGCTTGCACACGATAACTTTCTGAATGCTGCTGGTTTCCGGGTTGGTCAGCGCGTCGTCGACGTTGGACTTGAGCGGGATCTTCTTACCGGCACGAATGCCTTCATCAGCAGTGATCACCACTTTGGATTTGCAGTCGATGATCCGGCCAGCCAGGGCTTCCGGCGAGAAACCACCGAACACCACCGAGTGAATCGCGCCGATCCGGGTACACGCCAGCATGGCGACCACGGCTTCGGGGATCATCGGCATATAGATAGTCACCACGTCGCCGCGGTGCACATCCTGGCCACGCAGGGCGTTGGCGAATTTGCAGACTTGTTCGTGAAGCTCGCGGTAAGTGATGTTGCGGCTTTCGGCAGGGTCATCCCCTTCCCAAATGATCGCGATTTGATCGCCGCGCTCGGCCAGATGACGGTCGAGGCAGTTGTAGGAAACGTTCAGGGTGCCGTCGGCGAACCATTTGATGTCGACATGGTGATCGTCGAAGGAAGTCTGTTTCACCGTGGTGAAAGGCTTGATCCAGTCGAGGCGCTTGGCTTGCTCGCGCCAGAAGCCGTCCGGGTTAACGACGGACTGCTGGTACATGGCCTTGTAGGTCGCCTCATCAGTCAGCGTGTTGGCCGCAACCTCGGGACGAACGGGATACAGAGAAGCCGCACTCATCTTTGTTACCTCGGTGGAATAGTTGTTTTTGTATGACCCAGTTGTAGCCGGGCCGGGCCTATAGAACCATTCGACGATGGTAGTAACAAGCCCCTACAAAATGTGGCTATACCTCGTCAAGGCGCTCAAGAGCGGTGATTTCAGGGGCTTTGGGCATTTATGAAATTGGCTTAATCAGCGAGCCAAAGGTCGCTTTTCGAGGATTGTTACAGGATCTGCCAATAGTGTTTATCAAAAGCACGCCTATATGAATGTAAACCCCACGCCTAAAATCGGCCTCGCCAACCAGGCGATTAACCAAGTTGCAGCCCCCACGAAGGCAGTTAATCCAAAACCAGTACTTAAGTTCTACACGCAACCTCAAAAAGGTTGCGTGACCCCATTCGACCTCCAAAAGGTAAATCTGAAATGAAAGCTTTATTAGTTCTGGCCCTCAGCAGCCTGTGCGCAACCGCCATGGCAGACGAGGTCCCGACTGATGTCGCACAGCAGCAACCCGCCGTTGAGGAATACACCTACTCCACTCACCTGGACATCGCCAAAGTTGTCTCCATGAGCGAAATCCCGAATGTGTGTGAAGTTGTTCCGGCGAAAATGGAATACGACGACTCCAAAGGCCAACGCCACATTCTTCGTTACAGCGTCATGGGTAACGGCTGTTCTAACGGCTAATCACCCGCTCTCACCCCTCCAAGGTTCGACCCACTCGCCCGCTACATAAGGCAGATGAAAGCGCCGAACCTTATATATCGATTTATACGATTGATATAAGCGTTTAATTGCGCTTTTTAATCAAATTATCTGGCGTAGTATCAATTCCACACCCAAGGCACAAAACGCCAACGAACCTGGAGCCGCTACCATGAAAACCAAACTGATCCTCGCCCTGACCCTCTCCGTCCTGGCCGCTAACACCTTCGCCGCTGACGGCTACGACCGCACTGGCTCGGCTGCTTACAACACGCAAGCGGCTGTCGCTTCTGACGGTTACGACCATACCGGCTCGGCGTCTTTCGCCTCCGATGGCTCCGATCACACTGGCGCTGCCAAACTCGCTTCTGACGGTTTTGATCGCACCGGCGCTGCCAAAGTGGCTGCCGATGGTGCAGATCACGTGGGTGCCGCCCGCCTCAGCTGATCATCAAGCGTGACGTTAAAGCCCGACTTCGGTCGGGCTTAGTTGTGTCTGGGGCCTTCGAAAAGCGACTTAAAACACAACATGTAGTGAAAAACGTGATTTTTTGGCTGTTTTTTGAACAAAAAAATGGCTAGCCAAAATTTATGGAAAAAAATCTTCACTCGCGACATCCAGCCAAAGCCCTGTAAACCCTCGCTCCGACCTAAAAACATGTCCTGCCGCCCCCTCGCAGTGCCACTTCGTCGCACCACGCGGCCGAAAATTTCCCTATAATGCGGCGTAAATCGGGCCTGCAATATTCCCTTACAGGGAACACGCCAGTCTGAAGCCCACGCAGAAGCTGTTCACATTTTCTGCGCCCGTCAGTGGCCTCAGAACACCCGTACAAAATTCTGTTTATTGCCTGCGTTGTACTGCTGCAAAAAACGATTTCCTTTAGATCCAATGCGGCCAGTAAGGCCGTGTGAAAAACCAACCTATCAGTTTTCACACGGGCATCTGGCCCTCACGCAGGAGACGACACGTCATGCTGAGCTGGGACGAATTCGACAAAGAAGACAGCGGCGAAACCGTTGTAAAAGGCGCCAACGCTGGGCACGCCACTGAAGCCAACATGGACCGCCTCGACACCGCTGGCGGCGTCGCTGCGCAAGAAGCCCGCGCTGTAACCGCGTCCGACTCCGCCGCAATCGCCCGTGCAAAAGCTGCCCTGGACAACCTCGACATCGCCGAAGGCCTCGCCGAACTCGAAGGTGCCTCCGCCCGTGTGGCTGTCGACGAAAAGCGCATGATCAACTGCCGCGCCGACCTCAACCAACTCGTCCCGTTCAAGTACGACTGGGCCTGGCAGAAGTACCTGGACGGCTGCGCAAACCACTGGATGCCGCAAGAAGTCAACATGACCGCCGACATCGCCCTCTGGAAAGACCCGGAAGGTCTGACCGACGACGAACGCCGCATCGTCATGCGCAACCTCGGCTTCTTCTCCACCGCGGACTCCCTGGTTGCCAACAACCTGGTACTGGCCGTGTACCGCCTGATCACCAACCCGGAATGCCGCCAGTACATCCTGCGCCAGGCGTTCGAAGAGGCGATCCACACCCACGCCTACCAGTACTGCATCGAATCGTTGGCCATGGATGAAGGCGAGATCTTCAACATGTACCACGAGATCCCATCGGTCGCGAAAAAAGCCACTTGGGGCCTGAAATACACCCGTTCGATCTCCGATCCGAAGTTCGAAACCGGCACCGTCGACACCGACAAAGAGTTGCTGCGCAACCTGATCGCCTACTACTGCGTTCTGGAAGGCATCTTCTTCTACTGCGGCTTCACCCAGATCCTCTCCATGGGCCGCCGCAACAAAATGACCGGCGTCGCCGAGCAGTTCCAATACATCCTGCGCGACGAATCCATGCACCTGAACTTCGGCATCGACGTGATCAACCAGATCAAAATCGAAAACCCGCACTTGTGGGATGCTGAAATGAAGGAAGAAGCGAGCCAGATGATTCTGCAGGGGACTCAGCTTGAGATCGAATATGCGCGGGATACCATGCCTCGCGGCGTGTTGGGCATGAACGCGGCGATGATGGAGGACTACCTGAAGTTCATCGCTAACCGTCGCCTGTCGCAGATCGGTTTGAAAGAAGAGTACCCAGGGACGACTAACCCGTTCCCTTGGATGAGCGAGATTATGGACTTGAAGAAAGAGAAGAACTTCTTTGAGACTCGGGTTATTGAGTATCAGACTGGTGGGGCGTTGAGCTGGGATTGATTCCCTAGCTAGCCGCGATTTGACGATTGCAATCTGAATCGAAGAATCGAAAAAGCAAAAGCCCCGATCTGATCGGGGCCTTTTTATTGGGGAATGAAAATACTTTTTTCCAACCCTACGCTACGACGCTAAAACTCCTACAGCACTTACAGCTCCGTCCGCATTGATGCTCTTTCAAAGCACCTCTAAGCTCCATTGCAGGTGCCTAAGAAACGCCCAACGTAGAAGCTTGGTCAATCACACAGACACGCAATTCATCCTATGGTGATTTGTCGTTCGGATGTGCGAAGGCTTTGCTCGTTGGGATTTTTTTAAGTCCACTCTGCGTTGGGCCCAGGCCCTCCTAAATCTATACGTAGAGGTAATGGATATGCCTGAACACGATTTACTCCGCACTCTCGCCGTTCTGGAGATCAGTCATGACTGATCCCTTTTCTGTAAAAGTCTTCACTCGCCACAACCTTGCCCTCCATGCCCTTCTTCTAGAAAACCAGCCATGGTTCTGCGCCCGCGATCTGGGTCGTTTAATGGGTTTCCATCTGAGTGATCGTGTGGTCAACAAACTGGACGAGGACCAGCGACAAACATTGTTGATTGAGTACCACGGGCAACCGGAGAAGCGGTTGATGCTCAGCGAGTCCGGTGCGTATGCGCTGCTGGTCTACCATTACGCGCCGGGGCATCGATTGTTGCGTGAGTGGTTGACTCATCAAGTAGTGCCCGCCTTGCGCGATGCGGGGCAGTCGAAGAACACGGATCGCCCGATGTTGAGTTTGTTGGATTGGCCGGAGATGTCGTTGAGTCTGTTGCATTGGCAGGATGAAGGCTGGATTCGGCTGCGGGATATGCCTTATTTGTTACTCAATCGCACGCGACGGCGAGTGCCGGTGGTTAAGCCTTGGTGGCGGAAGGTTGCGGAGGTGTTTCAGTCTTCGAAGCATTCGGTGGGTTAGCGCGGCTGCTCCTTTGTAGGATGAATTGAACGACTCGTCGCTCTTTTGTGTAGGAATTTTCGTAGACAGTCGTAATGGCCACTCAGTATCGTCCGAGGGTTTTCAACCCTCGGCGATTGTATGGACACGGAAAAGAAGCAATCTAGATGGACTGACGAAGAGCTAGCGGCGTCGGTCGATACCTATCTTAAAATTCTCGCTCTCGAAGAGGATGGTCAGACAGTCGACAAACCTCTTGAACAACGAATTCTGCAAGAAGGGGCATTAATCAACCGCACCACCAAAGCCGTTGATTTCCGCCTACAGAACCTGTCGTTCCTGTTTGTTGAGTTAGGCCTGAAGCCTAATAGTTACCCCTTAATGGCGAATATCGGGTCAGGGGTTGCAGCACGCGTCGAAATAATTCTTGCCTCGAAAGGCGTGATCGACCTTGACGACTATTTACCAACTGCGGACGAAGAGACGCTCAACCGTCGCACTGAAAAGCTTCGAGGAAAAAAACTCCTAGGCGTGCCAGAAGGTATAGAGAAGCCAAAAAAGGTAACTGTCACCACCACCTCGTACGCTCGTTCCCCTCGGATCAAAGCCTGGATTTTGGACAATGCAAAAGGGATTTGCGAAGGTTGCGATCAGCCAGGTCCTTTCGAACAAGCTGATGGCACTCGCTTTCTTGAGGTTCACCACGTAAAGCATTTAGCAAACCGCGGATCGGATCGCCGGAGTAACGCGGTCGCGCTTTGTCCTAATTGCCATAAGCGGTGCCATCACGCCAACGACAAAGACGAATTCACTGCCACGCTTTATCAGAAGGTAGAACGATTGAAGCGTGAACAATTGGACTGAACAAGATTTGTAGCGAGGGAGCTTGCTCCCGTTCGGCTGCGGAGCAGTCGCCAAGCAAACAACTTGGTATGTCTGATTCACCGCATATGCTGAGTTTTAGGGCTGCTCAGCAGCCGAACGGGGATAAATCCCCTCACCACAGGTTCGTGCCTGGCTTGGTTGCGGTGTTGATCTTGGGAATCGCGAGCAGGCTCCCACAGGTTTGGTGTGTTGCCGCAGATTTTGCGGTGTATTGAAAACAGTCAGTGCAACCCGCCCCGCCTCCCGCTATTAATACTCTTCCCCATTCAAGGACCCGATTGTGCTCCTTCAAAATTCGCGGTTTAAGGTCCGTGCTTGCGCTCAAGGCTGTGACCAAACCCGCGAATCACCTCCAGCAGTGCCTTCACCCGCAGCGGCAAGTTCCCGGCCGGGTACACCGCGTGCATCTGCGGGCTGTCGCCGTTGCTGGAGGTGAGCCGGTAATCGGGGCAGACCCGGTGCAGGCGCCCCGCTTGCACTTCGGGCTCCGCCAGCCAGTCCGCCAGGCGGGCGATGCCGATGCCCGCCAGGGCGGCCTGGAACACCGCCACACCCGAGCTGAACCGAAACCCTGGATGGACCCGAACGCTGATGGCCTGCTGCTCACTGCGGAAATTCCATTCCTTGAGGATGCGCGGCGCCGTGTGCAGGATCAGCGAGTGGTCCCCCAGCGCTTCAATGGCCTCAGGCGTCCCGCGCCGCTGCAGGTAGCCGGGGCTGGCGTACAGATGACGCGAGTAACTCCAGAGTGGATAGCCGATCAGGTCACTGGATTGCGCAAACGCGCCGCGAATCGAGAAGTCCAGCTTGCTCTTGACCGGGTCGAGGGTCTCATCGGTGAAGATCACGTCGACGTTCACGTCTGGATAACCCTCGGCGTACTGCGCGATCAGTTGCGGCAAAACACCGTGAGCGAGGGACTCGGGGGCGGAAAAACGCACCCACCCGCTCGCCATGCCGCTGAGACCGGCCAGGTCTTCATCCGCCTCACGTTGCAATTCCAGCATTTTGCAGGCGTGGGGCAGCAAGCGTTCACCCGCCTCCGTCAAGCTTACGGCGCTGGAGGAGCGATTAAACAACTTGACCCCGGCACTTTCCTCCAGGCCTTGAACGGCGCGGGTCAACGCACTGGGAGAGCGCCCCAGCGTGCGTGCCGCCGCGACGAAGCTGCGCTTGCGCGCTACGGTCGCGAAGGCTTCAAGCGCCCATAACTTATCCAGAGCCATTGAACACCTCATTGCATTTATCGCAACGTGGCATTGCAACACAAAAAAGGCCCTTCCGTTAACCTTCGCGCTCAATTTACAGGGATGTAGGCAAACCGGAGCAAATGGACGTGGCAAAGCTGGAAGAAATAATCGGGACATCAACGCCCACTGAGGGTGAACATATTCGTGACTGGCAGCGCAGTCACTCAGCGAGTTCAACCCGACAGGCGATACCGCAGATTCATGTCTCGTTCGAAGAGCAGCACGCGCTTCACGCCGGCCTGGCTTCCCTGGCCGTGACCGACAGCGCCTCGGGTATCCGTCGCATGCCGGCCTTGGGGCAACTGCTTGAGAGCATCCTGCGCGGTGAAAAAATCGATCGCTTGCGCAACTTCCCCAAGGCTCCCGAGACGGCAATGATCGTCAGGGGGCTGCCCCTGGACTCGCACCTGCCCGCCACCCCCTACGATATGACGCCGGGTATCGAGCAACTGCCGGTAGTGGCCGGCGCTATCCTTGCGGTGCTGCAGACCCTGCAAACTAATCCGGTGGCCTACGAGGGTGAAAACGACGACACGGTGTTCCGCCACGTGTCGCCCAAGCACCAGCGTGAAGCCGAAAAAAGCTCCTATGGGTCGCGCATGGACCTGTGCATGCACGTCGACAACCCGCACCTGCCCTTGACCTGCGAACCTGTCTCAACGTTGTCGGCCTGTCCGGAGTACCTGTGCCTGACCGGTCTGCGCTGCGAGCCGGATGTGCCGACCCGCATCGTTGCCATTAGCGAGGTGCTGGCCATGTTGCCCGCCTGGGTTGAAACAGCCTTGTCACAACCGCAGTTCGCCATTCACCGACCGGTGTCCTTCGGCAAGCCAGGCAATGTGCTGGAACACGTGCCCCTGCTGTACAAAAGCGCAACCGGCGAACTGTTTTGCCGTTACAACAAGGCCAGTGTCACAGCCACCTGCGCCATCGCGAAGTTGGCCCTGCAGCTGTTTGAAGCCGCCGCCAATCACCCCGATGTCGCACGCCCCATCCTGCTGCAACCGGGGGACATGCTGATCTTCAAGAACCAGCAAACCCTGCATGCCAGGGAAGGTTTTACCCCGCGCTACGACGGGCGCGACCGCTGGCTGCTGCGCGTTTTCGGGGTCAACGACCCGGCCCGCGTGCTGGCGCTGAACCCCCAACAACCCTTCATCGCAAGAGCCTGATGTTCATGGTCGATATTGTCATTCTTTGTGTGTTCGCCTTCGCCGCCGGCCTGATCGATGCGGCGGTGGGCGGCGGCGGCCTGATCCAGATACCCGCGTTGTTCAACGTGCTACCCGCCGCACCACCGGCAGCACTGCTGGGGACCAACAAGGTCGCGGCCGCGTTCGGCACCGCGTTCGCGGCCCGGTCCTTCGTGCGCAAGGTGGTGATCGACTGGGGCCTGGTGATTCCAGCCGCCTGCGCCGCCTTTGTCATGGCCTTCTTCGGCGCGGCCACGGTATCGTTCGTGCCCCAGTCAGTCATGCGCCCGGCGGTGCTGGTATTGATCGTGCTCATGGCGATCTACACCTTCTGGAAAAAGGACTTCGGCGCCCTGCACGCCCCCACGCACATCGGTATCCGGCAGAAGTGGCTGGCGGTCGTCATCGGCGGCGCCATCGGTTTCTACGACGGGCTGTTCGGCCCTGGCACCGGTTCCTTCCTGATCTTCCTGTTTATCCGCTGCTTCGCCTTCGACTTCCTGCACGCCTCGGCGTCGGCCAAGCTGGTGAACATCGCGACCAACGTGGCGGCGCTGATATTCTTCATCCCGACAGGGAACGTGCTGTACCTGATCGCCCTCCCCATGGCGGCCTTCAACATCCTGGGCGCGTTGACCGGCACCTGGCTGGCGGTGCGTAAAGGCGTGCCCTTTGTCCGGGCGCTGTTTCTGGTGTTGCTGGTGATTCTGATCAGCAAACTGTCCTACGACCTGTTGCTGAAAACCTGAGGAAAGCCCATGCAGCCCATGTTTGATCGCCTGGTGGCGCTACTCGATGCCCACGCCGCCGCCTATCGGGTGTTGATGCACGATGCCGAGGGCCAGTCGGCGCGGGTCGCCGAACTCCGTGGCACCGAACCCGGCCAAGGCGCGAAAGCCATGCTCTGCGCGCTAAAGGGTCAGGCCGAACCCTATGCCCTGGTGATACTGCCAGGGGACCAGAGGCTCGACATGAAGAAAGTCGGAGCGGCCCTGGGAGGAAAAAAAGCCGAGCTGGTGAACGCGCAAACTGCCATGCAACTGACCGGGTGCAGGATCGGCGCCATCCCTCCGTTTACCTTCGATGAGAGGATTCAATTGATCGTCGACCCGTCCCTGATCACGGGCTACGGCGAAATCGCCTTCAACGCCGGTCGGCTGGATGCATCAATGGTGCTCGATACGCAGGATTACCTGTCGATTGCCAAGCCCCGGTTGGTGGATATCCGCCAGGGTTGAGCACCGGTGGGCAGGATTGGATTGCGCTGATGGGTGTAGGTGCGAGCTTGCTCCGGGCGGCGTTGCGACGAAAGCCTGAGAACGCCGCGAGGTATCAGGTTTTATGCGTTATCGTTAGCAACCATCGCGAGCAAGCTCGCGCCTGCAAGGACCCGAGCCCACCATGAAATTCGACCTCGCCTACTGCCTCAGCCTCGACGACAAGCTGTCGATCTATGACGTGCGCGATTTGAATTTCGACGAGACGATGGATTTCGATTCCGCCAAGGAACACTTCCAGTGCCCCATCGATGCCTGCCGGGCGGCGTTTGATGCGGCGAATGTGTTGACGACGTTCAACGCCAAAAACGTGAATTACGTGCGCACCCCGCACTTCAAGAACACGCCCAGCACTCGGCATGTTGCGGATTGTCCTTATGTCAGTCTCAAGACGTCGGCGTCAGGTGTGGACGCGGACGGTGCGGAAACGGATGACAGTCGCGAGGAGCATTTCCCGTCGGAGTTGTTGCTGACGCGGCGTGAGTATGTGCGTAAACCGTCGAACCCGGCGGTGGCGGCTGACGTGATGCGGGACGATCCGAAACCCTCTTCAGCGGCCAGTGACGTCGATCACCCAAGCCGCGAATCAGCACCAGACAAGACCAGTGTCTTCGCCCACCCGGTGGAGTGTTTTGTGTCGAACTTCGAGGACAAGGAGTTGCTCAAGCGCATGCCGCTGAAGATTGGCGAGCACACGGCGCCTTATGGGTCGTTCTTCAAGAAGATCGAGTATCTGCAGGACCACAAGGGGCTGATTTACTGGGGCAAGATCAAGAAGATCGAGGATTACCACAGCGCAAGTTTTCGCATCGACTTCGAACAGAAGGTCTGGTTCAAGCAACCGGACGAGGCGAAGAAGAAGCCTTATTCAGTCAATGTTTACCTGAGCAAAAAGCTGATCGACAACTACCGCAAGCGCAAAGCGTTTCTGGAAGAGATCAAGCACGCAATCGAGAGTGAAAAAGAGTTGTTTTGCTTTTTCTATGGTGTGACGCCGGGGTTGAAGCAGGTGCCGAGCAAGAAAAACCCCGAGCAAATGTTCGGGGTGTTCAGTGCGAATATTGAGAACCTGGATCACTTCATTATTCGTGAGGCGCCGGGGCTCAAAGGTTAAAGAACCGGGTCACGGCGTTATTACGACGACTCATTGCGCTTCGAGATTAAGCTGCCTTACGGCCTCCCTAATCTCCCGTTTCGCTTCCTTGTGCCGCTCACGTGCTGCTTGAATGCCAGGCTCATCAAGGCCGCCGTAACGGCTTAACCAGTGAACGATCATTTCCTCATCCGGGTAGAAGTAATCCTTGTGTTCTTTACCGCCTCTCAGGTAGTTGTTCATGTCGGTATCGAAGCGGCCTGCCGAGAACTCGTCAGGGGGTAAAGAACCTCGTTCGGCAGCACATCCCTCAAACACCCAGGCGATGTCATTGATGTGTTTCTGCGCACCGCGATGTCCGCGTTTGTAAAACACGTACTCGCGACAACTCTCTTGGAATCGCTCCGCTATCAGTTCGTCGTTGAACCAACGAAGTATGTCGTGTTGCCCCGCATGCTGAATCACGCCGTTTATCCAACGCTCGGAAAAACGTTGAACGAAACCTTCGACATCCGCTTTTTTCGCGTCCGCAAAAATCATGCAATAACGAGTTTTTACGTGAATGACGTACAACACATGCTTGCGTTGAACAGTGACGGCGTGAACCAGCCACTGTTCGGTTGACTCATCAGACACGTCATCTTCAATGACGGACGTTGGCGGTTTGTGCACCGGGCTGATTTTTTTACCCTTGTGCACGCGGCTGAAGAAGTTACTTGCAGCGTCGGTACAATTGAAGATCCACATCCATCGTTCTCTTATAAAGGGCTGGTTGATAACCGTTTTCAGTCCTCTCGCACGATCTCTTCAGCCCATTCAAGCTTATAGGGTTGACGAACAACGTCAGCGACCTCTTCTAACATTGCTTCGCTAAGAGCCGACAGCTCTGCATCGGTCAGCAAGTCGTGCTTGACCATCCATCGCAAAGCTATGGGTGCACTGGAACGACTGTAGGGGTCGAAAGTTCGGACGATGTCCTTGTCCCGATCATGCATCAGGCGATAAAGCATTCGATACCTGGCATGAGCCGAGAGCGCGTCATGCTGGGCAATTGTCTTGGCATCAGCCAGCACACCCTGGCAGAAACGATCGAGCGCAAGTTTGTGCAGTTCCTTGAATTTCTTCCAGTCACTTTCGATGATGGACATGACATCCTCCCGCGAAGAATTGTGCTCAGCGCAAAGACTCATTCTTGCGAAAAAACCTACCAATACCAACCCCTAAATAGAGGGGTGATTTAGTTGCCCCACATACTCAGCATCACAAACATCAGCAAACCGATATAGACCCGCGCATGGGTTCGATCCGGTATCCGCCCAATCCACGGCGCAGCCAACCGAATCCCAACCAGCGACCCGACCGTCAAAATCGCAAACGCCAGCACATCCACATAACCGATAAACCACGGCCCCAGATCAAACTTGGTGAACCCAGCCATCGCCATGTAAGTCAGCGTCCCGGCCAGCGCCACGGGCAAACTGAGCGGATTGGCCATGGACGTCGCCTGGGACATGCTCAGCCCGCAACGCCGCAACAACGGCACGGTCATGACGCTGCCGCCTACGCCGAGAAACGTGGCGATGGTGCCGATTCCTACGCCCCCGCCAGACACTTCTGCCCTTCCCAATCGCCGTGGGACTGCGGTGTCGGACGCTGTAAGAAAGCCGCGTCGTAACAGGCAATCCGCGATGGTCACTCCCAGGTACGCGATGAAGGCATAG
It encodes:
- a CDS encoding sulfite exporter TauE/SafE family protein; protein product: MLYLLLALFGCMTGITAVLFGFGGGFVVVPLLYRMLMASHGTDDPVGQSAMHIAVATSTCVMIVNATIATGKHRRAGNLIRHYLWPLGGFIGLGAIVGAVSAMWVSGEVIRYAFIAYLGVTIADCLLRRGFLTASDTAVPRRLGRAEVSGGGVGIGTIATFLGVGGSVMTVPLLRRCGLSMSQATSMANPLSLPVALAGTLTYMAMAGFTKFDLGPWFIGYVDVLAFAILTVGSLVGIRLAAPWIGRIPDRTHARVYIGLLMFVMLSMWGN